One genomic window of Luteitalea pratensis includes the following:
- a CDS encoding CCA tRNA nucleotidyltransferase, translating to METQVDSLSLARAIAEQVRACGGRALVVGGFVRDALLGHPSKDLDVEVFGLPAAELKTLLGQWGAVNTVGESFTVFKVQGLDVSLPRRESKVGRGHRGFEVHGDPSLPFAEAARRRDFTINAMGWDPLTGEYLDPHGGRDDLAQRVLRMVDGRTFGEDSLRVLRALQLASRFECSVDPGTRDVCRATPLDDLAAERVWGEVEKLLLRAARPSIGLHLARDLDVVSRLWPALEALAGCPQDPEWHPEGDVWTHTCMVVDQAASRKEGFLYPEQVSLMVGALLHDIGKPLVTAVIDGRIRSPGHEGEGVPLATGLLDAWQLHTLDGYPVRAQVLGLVAWHMLPGSWSKAAEPVSDGAFRRLARKVDMVLLARLAESDCNGRSGTFDCSFGQWFLDRVEALGVEHAPPAPLLLGRHLIALGVAPGPRMGDILRDVYEQQLDGVVATVEDAQVAARAILSGNA from the coding sequence ATGGAGACACAGGTCGATTCACTTTCGCTCGCTCGCGCCATCGCGGAGCAGGTGCGCGCCTGCGGCGGCCGCGCCCTGGTCGTGGGTGGCTTCGTTCGCGATGCCCTGCTCGGCCACCCCTCCAAGGATCTCGACGTCGAGGTCTTCGGCCTGCCCGCCGCCGAGCTGAAGACGTTGCTCGGGCAGTGGGGCGCGGTCAACACGGTCGGCGAGAGTTTCACGGTCTTCAAGGTGCAGGGTCTCGACGTATCGCTGCCGCGGCGCGAGTCCAAGGTCGGGCGGGGCCATCGCGGCTTCGAGGTCCACGGCGATCCCTCCCTGCCGTTTGCCGAGGCCGCACGCCGGCGCGACTTCACGATCAACGCCATGGGCTGGGATCCGCTCACCGGCGAGTACCTGGATCCGCACGGCGGGCGCGACGACCTGGCGCAACGCGTGCTGCGAATGGTGGACGGCCGGACCTTCGGCGAGGACAGCCTCCGCGTCCTGCGCGCCCTGCAGTTGGCTTCGCGATTCGAGTGCAGCGTCGACCCCGGCACGCGCGACGTGTGCCGCGCCACGCCACTCGACGATCTCGCCGCCGAACGCGTCTGGGGCGAGGTCGAGAAGCTGCTGTTGCGCGCCGCGCGGCCCTCCATCGGCCTGCACCTCGCCCGCGACCTCGACGTCGTCTCCCGGCTCTGGCCGGCACTCGAGGCACTGGCCGGCTGCCCGCAGGATCCGGAATGGCACCCGGAGGGCGACGTGTGGACGCACACGTGCATGGTCGTCGACCAGGCAGCTTCGCGTAAGGAAGGATTCTTGTATCCGGAGCAGGTCAGCCTGATGGTCGGTGCCCTGCTCCACGATATCGGCAAGCCGCTCGTGACCGCGGTGATCGACGGGCGCATCAGGTCGCCCGGCCACGAGGGCGAGGGCGTGCCACTCGCGACTGGCCTGCTCGATGCGTGGCAGCTGCACACGCTGGACGGCTACCCGGTGCGCGCGCAGGTGCTCGGCCTGGTGGCCTGGCACATGCTGCCCGGGTCGTGGTCGAAGGCGGCCGAGCCGGTCTCGGATGGCGCGTTCCGTCGCCTCGCCAGGAAGGTCGACATGGTGTTGCTGGCGCGGCTCGCCGAGTCCGACTGCAACGGGCGCAGCGGCACCTTCGACTGCTCGTTCGGCCAGTGGTTCCTGGATCGCGTCGAGGCGCTCGGCGTCGAACACGCCCCGCCCGCGCCGCTGCTGCTCGGCCGGCACCTGATTGCCCTCGGCGTGGCTCCCGGCCCCCGGATGGGCGATATCCTTCGTGACGTCTATGAGCAACAGCTCGACGGTGTCGTGGCGACTGTGGAGGACGCGCAGGTGGCGGCACGTGCCATCCTCTCCGGCAACGCGTGA